A part of Luteolibacter flavescens genomic DNA contains:
- a CDS encoding glycosyltransferase family 4 protein, with the protein MKILVIADPKIAVPPPQYGGAERIISYLCSEFHKLGHDVVLMAGPGSRLNGGELIVHHSPAPGKISRIHRRLLFHMTSMRQALTADVVLNFGRLDYLTPILASKIPLVCRFGNPVPQSQIDWLLARRSSNLRLIGVSLDQIKHLKSTAGWDVIYNSTDLEKFKFHPACSEPRYLAFLGRITHNKGADTAIRVARQAGLKLKIGGNIGDEAGDAEFFEKEIRPHLGEDVEWLGPVGDAAKQSLLGGAFATIFPIRWPEPFANVVVESLVCGTPVIATRCASTPEIITNGENGFLGDDEEALAGLVNRIPSVSRMTCRRGVEERFSAHGMARAYVRVIQELVEKGNAN; encoded by the coding sequence TTGAAGATTCTCGTCATTGCCGACCCCAAGATCGCCGTCCCCCCTCCTCAATATGGAGGAGCCGAGCGGATCATCTCGTACCTCTGCAGCGAGTTTCACAAGTTGGGCCATGACGTCGTGTTGATGGCCGGACCAGGGTCCAGACTCAACGGCGGCGAGCTGATTGTTCATCACTCGCCGGCACCAGGGAAGATCTCCCGCATCCACCGCCGCCTTCTCTTTCATATGACGAGCATGCGGCAAGCCTTGACCGCTGACGTGGTTCTCAATTTCGGAAGGCTGGACTACCTGACCCCGATCCTAGCATCTAAGATTCCGCTCGTCTGCAGGTTTGGCAATCCGGTTCCCCAGTCTCAAATCGACTGGTTGTTGGCCAGGCGTTCCTCGAACCTCCGGCTGATCGGAGTGAGCCTCGATCAGATAAAGCATCTCAAGTCGACCGCGGGCTGGGATGTGATCTACAATTCGACCGACCTGGAGAAATTCAAATTCCATCCGGCCTGCAGCGAGCCCCGCTATCTTGCATTCTTGGGCCGCATCACTCACAACAAGGGTGCCGACACCGCAATCCGGGTGGCGAGGCAGGCTGGCTTGAAGCTGAAAATAGGAGGCAATATCGGAGATGAGGCGGGAGACGCCGAATTCTTCGAAAAGGAGATCCGGCCTCATCTGGGAGAAGATGTCGAATGGCTGGGCCCCGTGGGCGACGCGGCCAAGCAATCGCTGCTCGGAGGAGCATTTGCCACGATCTTCCCCATTCGCTGGCCTGAGCCCTTTGCGAACGTCGTGGTAGAGTCGTTGGTTTGCGGCACACCGGTGATTGCCACGCGATGTGCATCAACTCCGGAGATTATCACAAACGGGGAAAATGGCTTTCTTGGAGATGACGAAGAGGCTTTGGCGGGCCTGGTGAATCGTATCCCTTCGGTCAGCCGCATGACATGCCGCCGCGGTGTCGAAGAGCGTTTCTCTGCCCACGGGATGGCAAGGGCTTACGTCCGTGTGATCCAGGAATTGGTGGAGAAGGGCAATGCCAATTGA
- a CDS encoding glycosyltransferase yields MLEHQESEARKLTKIVHILLGADRGGCEANSLCLIREAAGVSHQVMILGPPGEMTPEMEAAGATVTHLDSARRRRSIRSLARKVLEDSVDGVVIWHGMVCLPEILAALRDFSGTVLVHGGNPANNLSSRTDLRFLIREKWLGRRAQATYVCCTRYVADSFQRSAYLKRFPVVVVPNGIKNPPALPYAPREIIAGVSPVIGMVARLDAIKDHRTLLQAFSLLLAQWPGARLELAGDGDQREALESHATRLGISANVAFLGMVPDVYHSMRHWDLFAYCTTEMEGLGNALAEAMAYGLPCIASEVGPVREVGENSIHYVPQGDPTALRDAMVRLMNDFKTRQALGSMARERALEQFSARSFARKYVSLIRADHDPETIRPEDRDIRCGSRETG; encoded by the coding sequence TTGCTCGAACATCAGGAATCTGAAGCACGCAAATTGACAAAGATTGTCCATATCCTGCTTGGAGCTGATCGCGGCGGCTGTGAAGCGAATTCCCTTTGCCTGATCCGTGAAGCTGCCGGGGTCAGCCATCAGGTGATGATTCTTGGTCCCCCGGGTGAAATGACTCCCGAGATGGAGGCTGCAGGGGCCACTGTCACGCATCTGGACTCAGCCAGAAGAAGGCGCTCCATCCGCTCGCTTGCCCGGAAGGTTTTGGAGGATTCCGTCGACGGGGTCGTCATCTGGCACGGCATGGTATGCCTTCCGGAAATTCTCGCCGCACTGCGCGACTTCAGCGGCACCGTGCTCGTCCATGGTGGCAATCCGGCCAACAATCTCTCCTCCAGGACCGACCTGCGCTTCTTGATACGCGAAAAATGGCTGGGGCGCCGCGCACAGGCCACATATGTCTGCTGTACCCGGTATGTTGCCGACTCATTCCAGCGCAGCGCCTACCTCAAGAGGTTCCCGGTGGTCGTGGTTCCCAACGGGATCAAGAACCCTCCCGCCCTGCCCTACGCTCCTCGCGAAATTATCGCGGGAGTATCGCCTGTCATCGGGATGGTTGCCCGCCTGGACGCGATCAAGGATCACCGCACGCTGCTTCAGGCATTCTCGTTGCTGCTCGCCCAGTGGCCCGGCGCCCGGCTCGAGCTCGCCGGCGACGGTGACCAGCGTGAGGCCTTGGAATCCCACGCAACCCGTCTCGGCATTTCCGCCAACGTCGCCTTCCTCGGCATGGTGCCTGATGTTTACCATTCGATGCGCCACTGGGATCTCTTCGCTTACTGCACGACTGAAATGGAGGGGCTCGGAAACGCCTTGGCCGAAGCAATGGCTTATGGCCTCCCTTGCATCGCCAGCGAAGTCGGACCGGTGAGGGAAGTTGGGGAAAATTCCATCCACTATGTTCCCCAAGGGGATCCCACGGCACTTCGCGACGCCATGGTCCGGTTGATGAACGATTTCAAGACGAGACAGGCACTGGGAAGCATGGCGCGGGAGCGGGCGCTGGAGCAATTTTCCGCCCGATCGTTCGCAAGGAAATATGTCTCCCTGATCCGGGCGGATCACGATCCTGAAACGATCCGGCCCGAAGACCGCGACATCCGATGCGGCTCCCGCGAGACAGGCTGA